The Streptomyces aurantiacus genome includes a region encoding these proteins:
- a CDS encoding alpha/beta hydrolase family protein: protein MTTGARVRTTPRTARRTACAAALLLAVTALPASSVAAAADTSHIEGRLASGATYMMDVPDSWNGTVLLFSHGYAPGPANPAQDAPDSATKALLLQKGYALIGSSYATTGWAVTDAVPDQLATLSVFTDRFGTAGRTIAWGRSYGGLVTTAIAERHPERIDGSLSLCGLVQGGVANWNNTLDPVFALKALLAPGSDVPLTDLPDQAAATRAASALTSVVDSAQSTPEGRARIALAAALHNIPVWNQPAQTRPAATDWDAQQANQYDAVKGLLQIAAFNRRQEAEARAGGNMSWNTGVDYAKLLGRSSVRKEVTELYKKAGLSLKTDIATLNRAPRVSADPDAVAWMSSTSSFTGKLAKPQLSVHTIGDALVPVQTESAQRRATTAAGSASLLRQAYVDNAGHCTFSSAEQLAALHTLEDRISTGRWRGTDPKSLNSRATAADSTTPARYVAYRPTPYLRPYDLAHPADGQ from the coding sequence ATGACGACCGGCGCCCGTGTCCGCACCACGCCTCGTACGGCCCGTCGTACCGCCTGCGCCGCGGCGCTGCTGCTCGCCGTCACCGCGCTGCCCGCCTCGTCGGTGGCGGCCGCCGCGGACACCAGCCACATCGAGGGCCGGCTCGCCTCCGGCGCGACCTACATGATGGACGTGCCCGACTCCTGGAACGGCACCGTCCTGCTCTTCAGCCACGGATACGCGCCCGGTCCGGCCAACCCCGCCCAGGACGCCCCGGACAGCGCCACGAAGGCACTCCTGCTCCAGAAGGGGTACGCGCTCATAGGCTCGTCGTACGCCACGACGGGCTGGGCGGTGACCGACGCCGTGCCCGACCAGCTCGCCACGCTGTCCGTCTTCACCGACCGCTTCGGCACGGCCGGCCGCACCATCGCGTGGGGCAGGTCGTACGGCGGCCTGGTCACCACCGCCATCGCCGAGCGGCACCCGGAGCGGATCGACGGTTCGCTGTCCCTGTGCGGCCTCGTGCAGGGCGGTGTCGCCAACTGGAACAACACCCTCGACCCCGTCTTCGCCCTCAAGGCGCTTCTCGCGCCCGGCTCCGACGTACCACTGACCGATCTGCCGGACCAGGCGGCGGCCACCAGGGCGGCGAGCGCCCTGACGTCCGTCGTCGACTCGGCCCAGTCGACGCCCGAAGGTCGGGCCAGGATCGCGCTCGCCGCGGCGCTGCACAACATCCCGGTCTGGAACCAGCCGGCCCAGACCCGGCCCGCCGCGACCGACTGGGACGCACAACAGGCCAACCAGTACGACGCGGTCAAGGGCCTGCTGCAGATCGCCGCCTTCAACCGGCGCCAGGAGGCCGAGGCCCGGGCGGGCGGCAACATGTCCTGGAACACCGGCGTCGACTACGCGAAGCTGCTCGGCCGGTCCTCGGTCCGCAAGGAGGTCACCGAGCTGTACAAGAAGGCCGGCCTCTCGCTGAAGACCGACATCGCCACCCTCAACCGCGCCCCGCGCGTCAGTGCCGACCCGGACGCCGTCGCGTGGATGAGCAGCACCAGCTCCTTCACCGGCAAACTGGCCAAGCCGCAGCTCTCCGTCCACACCATCGGCGACGCCCTCGTGCCCGTCCAGACCGAGAGCGCCCAGCGCAGGGCGACCACCGCCGCCGGGTCGGCGTCCCTGCTGCGCCAGGCGTACGTCGACAACGCCGGGCACTGCACCTTCAGTTCCGCCGAGCAGCTCGCCGCCCTGCACACGCTGGAGGACCGCATCAGCACAGGAAGGTGGCGGGGAACCGACCCCAAGTCCCTCAACTCCCGTGCCACGGCGGCCGATTCCACGACCCCTGCCCGCTACGTCGCGTACCGACCCACCCCTTACCTGCGGCCCTACGACCTTGCCCACCCCGCCGACGGCCAGTGA
- a CDS encoding tautomerase family protein, with translation MPFANFKVPADTLTEKQKEEIITRTTELYADIYGERARATTLVLVEEVTDGGWGIGGKVLTLAELQQTPES, from the coding sequence ATGCCGTTCGCGAACTTCAAGGTCCCCGCCGACACCCTCACCGAGAAGCAGAAGGAAGAGATCATCACCCGGACCACCGAGCTCTACGCCGACATCTACGGCGAGCGCGCCCGGGCCACCACCCTCGTTCTGGTCGAGGAGGTCACCGACGGCGGCTGGGGAATCGGCGGGAAGGTACTGACCCTCGCCGAGCTGCAGCAGACTCCGGAGAGCTGA
- a CDS encoding SDR family oxidoreductase produces the protein MHTSNPVASHSTSDHGPGRPRVAVVTGGSRGIGRQSATRLAADGFAVVVGYANDRHQAESVVEEVIAAGSRAIAVRADVADEQAVAALFDTAASEYGGVDVVVHAAGRAHTALIADLDLTDLDALHRTNIRGTFVVAQQAARTVRRGGAIVTFSTSVVGLAFPGYGAYSASKGAVEAVTLILARELRGRDVTVNAVAPGPTATDLFLDGKDEETVAGLAAQPPLERLGTPTDIAETVAFLVSPAGHWINGQVIRANGGII, from the coding sequence ATGCACACCTCGAATCCCGTGGCAAGCCACAGCACATCCGACCACGGCCCTGGCCGTCCGCGCGTCGCCGTCGTCACCGGCGGCTCCCGGGGCATCGGCCGCCAGAGCGCGACCCGGCTGGCCGCCGACGGCTTCGCGGTCGTGGTCGGCTACGCGAACGACCGGCACCAGGCCGAGTCCGTCGTCGAAGAGGTCATTGCTGCCGGCAGCCGGGCCATCGCCGTACGCGCCGACGTCGCCGACGAGCAGGCGGTGGCGGCACTGTTCGACACCGCCGCGTCGGAGTACGGCGGTGTCGACGTCGTCGTCCACGCGGCCGGCCGCGCCCATACGGCGCTCATCGCCGACCTGGACCTGACGGATCTGGACGCGCTGCACCGCACCAACATCCGCGGCACCTTCGTCGTCGCCCAGCAGGCGGCCCGCACGGTGCGCCGGGGCGGGGCGATCGTCACGTTCTCCACGTCCGTGGTGGGCCTGGCGTTCCCCGGCTACGGCGCCTACAGCGCGAGCAAGGGCGCGGTCGAGGCGGTGACGCTCATCCTGGCCCGGGAGTTGCGCGGCCGGGACGTGACCGTGAACGCCGTCGCGCCCGGCCCCACCGCCACCGACCTGTTCCTCGACGGCAAGGACGAGGAGACGGTCGCCGGGCTGGCCGCCCAGCCGCCACTGGAACGGCTCGGCACGCCGACCGACATTGCCGAGACCGTCGCGTTCCTCGTGTCGCCTGCCGGCCACTGGATCAACGGCCAGGTCATCCGGGCCAACGGCGGCATCATCTGA
- a CDS encoding PaaX family transcriptional regulator — protein MADDDILYSPDSSDTGRPESDGSDAPQLRPQSLMLAFFGNHVLEEGDLCVYSGSIIDVLGRVGVGEHAVRSTLTRMANRGLLRRRREGRRMYFGLTPQVTRVLEDGRTRIWKQGAVDDDWDGTWTQLAFSLPDSWKRQRHDLRSRLAWSGFGALYSGLWIAPGDVDVSAVVAELGLTDHVKIFHARADAATDIGLMIRDTWDLGSIAARYVTFDKRWAAHLDAGAADDPIGIRLRLVSEWLGTIRADPRLPAQHLPPDWPARAAQLTFRRIAQQTEAPALRMARELLDTVPPR, from the coding sequence GTGGCGGACGACGACATTCTGTACAGCCCGGACAGCTCGGACACCGGCAGACCGGAGAGCGACGGCTCGGACGCTCCACAGCTGCGCCCCCAGTCCCTCATGCTCGCCTTCTTCGGCAACCACGTGCTGGAGGAGGGGGATCTGTGTGTCTACTCGGGCAGCATCATCGACGTCCTCGGCCGCGTCGGCGTCGGCGAGCACGCAGTGCGCTCCACCCTGACCCGCATGGCCAACCGGGGCCTGCTGCGGCGCCGGCGGGAGGGCCGCAGGATGTACTTCGGCCTCACCCCGCAGGTGACCCGTGTCCTGGAGGACGGCCGCACGCGTATCTGGAAGCAGGGCGCGGTCGACGACGACTGGGACGGCACCTGGACACAGCTGGCCTTCTCGCTCCCCGACTCCTGGAAACGCCAGCGCCACGACCTGCGCTCACGGCTCGCCTGGTCCGGGTTCGGCGCGCTGTACAGCGGGCTGTGGATCGCCCCGGGGGACGTCGACGTCTCCGCCGTCGTCGCGGAGCTCGGACTCACCGACCATGTCAAGATCTTCCACGCCCGCGCGGACGCGGCCACCGACATCGGACTGATGATCCGCGACACCTGGGACCTGGGGAGCATCGCGGCCCGCTACGTCACCTTCGACAAACGCTGGGCCGCCCACCTGGACGCGGGGGCCGCGGACGACCCGATCGGGATCCGGCTGCGACTGGTCAGCGAATGGCTCGGCACCATCCGTGCGGACCCCAGACTGCCCGCTCAGCACCTTCCCCCCGACTGGCCGGCCCGCGCCGCCCAGCTGACCTTCCGGCGCATCGCGCAACAGACCGAGGCGCCCGCGCTGCGCATGGCCCGCGAACTGCTGGACACCGTCCCGCCGCGGTAG
- a CDS encoding inner-membrane translocator, translating to MPPLADKRSFDWKDALISGCILLLVLVADAVAVAAVVIVLAVRALGWLDAGLVPEAGPPPADWTPVLGFGGLALVIAATGVVMLRLEQRVVGVVQLVIGVALAGNALRFWP from the coding sequence ATGCCACCACTCGCCGACAAGCGGTCCTTCGACTGGAAAGACGCGCTCATCTCGGGCTGCATCCTTCTGCTCGTGCTCGTGGCGGATGCGGTGGCCGTGGCCGCAGTGGTCATCGTGCTCGCGGTCCGGGCGTTGGGTTGGTTGGACGCCGGCCTCGTTCCAGAGGCAGGTCCGCCGCCCGCGGACTGGACACCGGTACTGGGCTTCGGCGGCCTGGCACTGGTGATCGCCGCGACGGGCGTCGTCATGCTGCGGCTCGAGCAACGAGTGGTGGGCGTGGTCCAGTTGGTGATCGGCGTCGCCCTGGCGGGCAACGCGCTGCGGTTCTGGCCCTGA
- a CDS encoding helix-turn-helix transcriptional regulator: protein MNLAELAAFLRSRRDRVRPSDVGLPTGPRRRVPGLRREEVAQLAGLSADYYTELERGGDVQPSAQVLAALARALRLGGDERDHLFHLADRPVPSVAHAPNAHAQPALLGLLDRLTTTPAQIITDLHETLVQNELAAALVGRASERRGAARSFLHRWFTDPASRTLYPAEDHPQHSRAFVADLRAVAARRGSDPEVAGTVADLRRRSDEFAALWDTRDVALRRTDHKRIVHSTLGVIELDCHSLFSEDGRQRLLWFSAPPGTEGAAQLELLRVIGTQDMSAGESTFR, encoded by the coding sequence GTGAACCTTGCCGAACTCGCCGCGTTCCTGAGGTCCCGGCGCGACCGCGTGCGGCCCTCCGATGTCGGATTGCCCACCGGGCCGCGCCGCCGGGTCCCCGGTCTGCGGCGCGAGGAGGTCGCCCAGCTGGCCGGCCTGTCGGCGGACTACTACACGGAGCTCGAACGCGGAGGCGACGTCCAGCCCTCGGCACAGGTGCTGGCCGCGCTGGCACGAGCCCTGCGCCTCGGAGGCGACGAACGCGACCACCTGTTCCACCTCGCCGACCGGCCCGTCCCCTCTGTGGCCCATGCCCCGAACGCGCATGCGCAGCCGGCCCTCCTCGGCCTCCTCGACCGGCTCACCACGACGCCCGCGCAGATCATCACCGACCTGCACGAGACCCTCGTGCAGAACGAGCTCGCGGCCGCACTGGTCGGCCGCGCGTCCGAGCGCCGCGGGGCGGCGAGGAGCTTCCTCCACCGCTGGTTCACCGACCCCGCCTCCCGCACGCTGTACCCGGCTGAGGACCACCCGCAGCACTCCCGGGCCTTCGTGGCCGACCTCCGGGCCGTCGCCGCCCGGCGCGGCAGCGACCCGGAAGTCGCCGGAACGGTGGCCGATCTACGCAGGCGCAGTGACGAGTTCGCCGCCTTGTGGGACACGCGCGATGTCGCCCTGCGGCGGACCGACCACAAACGCATCGTCCACTCGACGCTCGGCGTCATAGAACTCGACTGCCACAGTCTGTTCAGCGAGGACGGACGCCAGCGCCTGCTGTGGTTCAGCGCCCCACCCGGTACCGAGGGTGCCGCCCAACTGGAGCTGCTCCGGGTCATCGGAACGCAGGACATGTCCGCCGGCGAGAGCACGTTCCGGTAG
- a CDS encoding NIPSNAP family protein, whose translation MITIHLTYEIDADKLADFEEYGRRWIGLVNRFGGTHHGYFLPSEGDSDIAYALFSFPSLATYEQYRTDSMSDPECLAAFELARSTRCIKRYERRFLRPLDQVA comes from the coding sequence ATGATCACCATTCATCTCACGTACGAGATCGACGCCGACAAGCTCGCGGACTTCGAGGAATACGGTCGGCGCTGGATCGGGCTCGTCAACCGATTCGGCGGAACGCACCACGGCTACTTCCTGCCGAGTGAGGGCGACAGCGACATCGCGTACGCCCTCTTCTCGTTCCCCAGCCTCGCCACGTACGAGCAGTACCGCACGGACAGCATGTCCGATCCGGAATGCCTGGCGGCGTTCGAGCTGGCTCGGAGCACTCGGTGCATCAAGCGGTACGAGCGCCGATTCCTCCGGCCGCTCGACCAGGTGGCCTAG